The genome window ACTCGCTACAAACTTAGCTTGAGCCATTATTTCTGGGGCTCCAACAATATAAGAGAGAGAGGAATACTTCAATAAGTATATAAATTCATTTGTCCACGAAGGGATAAACCTTCTTAACGCTTGGGGTAGTATGATCAATCTAATAGCTTGCCATTTTTTCATTCCTATTGATAAAGAGGCTTGCATTTGCCCTGAGTTTATTGATTGAATAGCCCCTCTTAAATATTCTGCCTGATAAGCAGCAGAATTTAAGGAAAAAGCCATTATTGAGGCTAATATTGGAGAAAGCCTAATTCCAATAACAGGTAAACTATAATAAAGAATGAAAAGTTGAACAAGTAATGGAGTACCCCTTATTATTTCGATAAAAACGTAGCTTATGTAATAGAACAATTTATTTCCATACGTTTTAGCAACTGCTAGTAAAACGCCCAAAAAAAATCCTATAACTACAGAAATTAAAGTTAAAAATAGTGTAACCCATATACCTTCCAACATATAAACCCAGGAACTTTCGACAATTTCAAAAAAGCTCATGTGTTTTCTTCCTTTCCGTACAACTGTGATAATTTATTTAAAAACTCCTTAGTTCTATCTTTTTGAGGATTTTTGAACATCGATTCCGGGGGACCTTTTTCAACGATCACACCATTTTCCATAAATATAATCTCATCAGCAACAGCCCTTGCAAAACCCATTTCGTGAGTAACACACACCATAGTCATCCCACTTTTTGCAAGATCTATCATAACGTTCAGAACCTCTCCTATCAGCTCTGGATCTAAAGCGGAGGTTGGCTCATCAAACAGGATCAATTTGGGATTCATAGCCAAAGATCTAGCAATTGCAACCCTTTGTTTTTGTCCACCCGAAAGTTGGGCAGGATAGAGTTCTGATTTATCCTTCAGTCCAACCCGTTCTAATTCTTTTAATGCAATTTCAGTAGCTTGCGATTTTTCAATCTTTTTCACTTTAGTCAACCCGATTTTAACGTTTTCAAGCACAGTTAAGTGATCAAATAGGTTAAAATGTTGAAATACAAAGCCTATTTCTTGCCTAATTTTATGAATATTCTTCGAGGATAGTATTTCTTCTCCTTCCAGATATATTCTTCCGGAATCAGGTTCTACAAGCCTATTTATGCACATTAAAAGGGTGCTCTTCCCCGTTCCACTTGGACCTATTATTACCTTTGTTTCGCCCTTTTTAACTTCCAATGTTATTCCTTTGAGTATTTCTGTTTCATTATAACTTTTATGAAGATCTTCCACTTTTAATATTGTATCTTTTTCTTTTTTCATTAATCAAACGCTCCTTGTTTCATATCCTGGTATTGCAAGCTTTTTTTCGATCCTACCTAATCCTCTACTTATACTAAAAGTTAGGATAAAATATATAACCCCACAAATTAGATAAACTATCAAAGGTCTGTTGGTTACAGAGATAATATAAGTGCCTTGCCTTAGTAATTCTACGACACCTAAGGCATAAGCTAAAGATGTATCTTTTAAAACCACCGCTGCTTCATTGGTCCATCCTGATAATGCGATTCTTATTGCCTGAGGGAAGATAATATAGAAAAAAGTCTGAATTTTGTTCATCCCGATGGAGT of Petrotoga miotherma DSM 10691 contains these proteins:
- a CDS encoding amino acid ABC transporter ATP-binding protein, whose translation is MKKEKDTILKVEDLHKSYNETEILKGITLEVKKGETKVIIGPSGTGKSTLLMCINRLVEPDSGRIYLEGEEILSSKNIHKIRQEIGFVFQHFNLFDHLTVLENVKIGLTKVKKIEKSQATEIALKELERVGLKDKSELYPAQLSGGQKQRVAIARSLAMNPKLILFDEPTSALDPELIGEVLNVMIDLAKSGMTMVCVTHEMGFARAVADEIIFMENGVIVEKGPPESMFKNPQKDRTKEFLNKLSQLYGKEENT
- a CDS encoding amino acid ABC transporter permease, whose amino-acid sequence is MSFFEIVESSWVYMLEGIWVTLFLTLISVVIGFFLGVLLAVAKTYGNKLFYYISYVFIEIIRGTPLLVQLFILYYSLPVIGIRLSPILASIMAFSLNSAAYQAEYLRGAIQSINSGQMQASLSIGMKKWQAIRLIILPQALRRFIPSWTNEFIYLLKYSSLSYIVGAPEIMAQAKFVASRNFEFFQVYLFAAIIYFVLVTIFGEIFRFIEKKMKIPGTLTYARNRT